ccaaaaccaaaattatttttgagcaGAGTGAGGATGATGAGGGAAACTAAAGTGATTTCTTATCAGAGTGAGGATGAAGAGGGAAACCAAAGCcaaaaacaaaattctttctGAGTGGAGTGAGGCTGATGAAGGAAACTTAAGCCAAAAATAAAAGTCTTTTTGAGCagagtgaggatgaggagggaaaCCAAAGTGATTTCTTATCAGAGTGAGGATGAAGAGGGAAACCAAAGCCAAAAACGAAATTATTTCTGAGCggagtgaggatgaggagggaatCCAAAGCCGGAACTAAAGTGATTTCTGATCAGAGTGAGGCTGATGAAGGAAACCAAAgtcaaaaatgaaattatttttgagcagagtgaggatgaagagggaaaccaaaaccaaaaataaattctttctgaACGGAGTGAGGATGAAGAGGGAATCCAAAGCCGGAAATAAAGTGATCTCTGATCAGAGTGAGGCTGATGAAGGAAACCAAAGCCGAAAATTAAAGTATTTCTGAGCAGAGTGAGGATGAAGAGGGAAACCAAAGCCggaaataaattctttctgagtggagtgaggatgaggagggaatCCAAAGCCGGAACTAAAGTGATTTCTGAGCGGAGTGAGGATGATGAAGGAAACCAAAGCCGAAAATTAAAGTCTTTTTGAGGggagtgaggatgaggagggaaaCCAAAGCCGGAACTAAAGTGATTTCTGATCAGAGTGAGGCTGATGAAGGAAAccaaagccaaacccaaaatcATTTCTGATCAGAGTGAGGCTGATGAaggaaaccaaaaccaaaccaatatCATTTCCGAGCGGAGCGAGGCTGATGAAGGAGACCCGCTCGGAGCCCGGCTCCCCGCGCCCCCCGGGCCCAGCCGCGGCTCCCGGTGCCTACCGGTGCTGACGTGGATTTTCTTCATCCAGGGATAAACCACGGGCGCCTTCCCCGCCGCGCCGGGCTCGCCCTCGGGCTCCCCGCACGCCGCCGGCCCGGGGGGCTCGCAGAGCTGCGGCTTCTCGGCCAGGTGCTgcctcccccctcctcctcctcctcctcctcctcctcctcctcctcctccccccgcTCCGCGGAGCCCCCCGCAGCCGAAGGGGCGCTCGGGGAAGGCGGCGCGGGGCGCCCCGAAGATCTCGGGGGGCTGCTGCGGGAAGCCGGGCTCCCTCCGCCCGTACAAGTCGGGCTCGGGGATGTAATTGCTCTGCGAGTACTCCTCGCACGGAGGGAACTTGGGGTCGATGTAGTTCGAGTCCATCAAATAAGAGCTCATGATCATTAATTTCTGGAgtgggaaataatttttctcgCTTTGTCGTTTTTCTGCTCCGCAGAGCCCTCCTACTCCGCGGCCGCCCCGTAAAGTTTCGGGCACCATGTGACGGCCGCGGCCAATAGCGCCCGGGCCGCGGGCCCCGGATCAGGAACCCAAAGAGCTCAGAAATTGCCCCAAAACGGCCGGGGGAGAGGGGGCACCCAGGGACCCGGATCGGGCGGGGGAAGGGGCGGGAAATTCACCGGGATGGCGatggggaggggtgggaggggaggtTGGGGTCGGGGGAGTGACCGGAGtggggaaaggagcagaaattGCATTAAATTCACCCAGattggggtgggaggggaggtTGGGGTCGGGGGAGTGACTGGAGTgggggaaaggagcagaaattGCATTAAATTCACCCAAATTGGGGTGGGGAACAGGGGGAGGGTGAGGGgaaagctcagagcagggattaGAGGGGAAAAATTGCACGAAATTCACCCAAATTGGGGTGGAGAGCAGTGGGAGGGAGATTTGAGTCAGGGgagtgcctggagcaggggtGAAGGAGCCAAAATTGCATTAAATTCACCCAAATTGGGGTGGGGAACAGGGGTAGGGGAGGCTGGGTTCAGGGGAGTGCCCGGAGTGGGGGAAAAGGAGCCGAAATTGCATTAAATTCACCCAAACTGGGGTGGGGAACAGGGGGAGGGGAGGTTGGGGTCAGGGGAGTGCCTGGAGCGGGAATAAGAGAGAAGAAATTGCACGAAATTCACCCAAATTGTGATGGAGAGCAGTGGGAGGGAGATTTGAGTCAGGGgagtgcctggagcaggggtGAAGGAGCCAAAATTGCATTAAATTCACCCAAATTGGGGTGGGGAACAGGGggagggggggctggggacaggggagtgACCAGAGTgaaggaaaggagcagaaattgcacgaaattcacccaaattggggtggggaggggtgggaggggaggtTGGGGTCAGGGGAGTGCCCGGAGTGGGGAAAGGAGCCGAAATTGCgtgaaattcacccaaattgGGGTGGGGAACAGGGGGAGGGGAGACTGGAGTCAGGGGAGTGCCCGGAGTGGGGGAAAGAGCCAAAATTGCATTAAATTCACCCAAATTGGGGTGGGGAACAGGGGGAGGGGAGGTTGGGGTCAGGGGAGTGACCGGAGtggggaaaggagcagaaattGCACGAAATTCACCCAAATTGGGGTGGGGAACAGGGGGAGGGTGAGGGGAGCTGCCCAGAGCGGGGATTAGGGAGCAGAAATTGCACGAAATTCACCCAaattggggtggggaggggtgggaggggaggtTGGGGTCGGGGGAGTGACTGGAGTGGGGGAAAGGAGCCAAAATTGCATTAAATTCACCCAAATTGGGGTGGGGAACAGGGGTGGGAGGGTCAGGGGagtgcctggagcagggtgAAGGAGCCAAAATTGCATTAAATTCACCCAaattgggatggggaggggaggtTGGGGTCAGGGGAGTGACCGGAGTAGGGGAAAGAGCCAAAATTGCgtgaaattcacccaaaatgtgatggggaggggtgggaggggaggtTGGGGTCGGGGGAGTGACCGGAGTGGGGAAAGGAGCCAAAATTGCATTAAATTCACCCAAATTGGGGTGGGGAACAGGAGGAGGGTGAGGggagctgcccagagctgggataAGGGAGCAGAAATTCCACGAAATTCACCCAaattggggtggggaggagtggggagggaaggggttaAGTCAGGCCGTGAGGGAGGCAGCTGAAATTCCACAAAATGCCataaaattcacccaaattgtGATGGAGAGCAGCGGGAGGGGAGATCCGGGCTGAGGGGCCAGCCCGGGCCGAGGATAAAGGACCAAAAGTGtcctaaaattccccaaattgtgatggagagcagggggaggggaggttGGGGTCAGGGGAGTGCCCGGAGCGGGATAAAAGAGCCGAAATTGTgtgaaattcacccaaattgGGGTGGGCAACAGCGGGAGGGTgaggggagagctcagagcGGGGATTAGAGGgggaaaattccagaaaattcacccaaaatgtGGTGGGGAACAgtgggggaggggatttggggtgaggggagTGCCCAGAGCGGGGATAAAGGAGCgaaaatcccacaaaattcccccaaaatgtgACGGGGATCGGTGGGAGAGGAAGGGTTAACTCAGGCCAGGGGTGAGGGAGctgaaattccagaaaattccacaaaattccccaaattgtgctggggaggggtgCGAGGGCTCAGGCCAGGGATAAAGGAGcgaaaatcccagaaaattcacccaaaatgtGACGGGGAACAGTGGGAGAGGAAGGGGTTAACTCAggccagggctgagggagctgaaatTCCATAAAATTccataaaattccccaaattgtgctggggaggggtgggagggggatttggggtcaggggagAGTTCAGGCCAGGGATAAAAGAGCgaaaatcccacaaaattcccccaaaatgtgCTGGGGAACAGTGGGAGAGGAAGGGGTTAACTCAggccagggctgagggagctgaaatTCCATAAAATTCCATGAAATTCCCCAAATTGTggtggggaggggtgggagggcTCAGACCAGGGATAAAAGAGCgaaaatcccacaaaattcccccaaattgtgctggggaggggtgggaagggaagggttaACTCAGGCCGTGGGTCAGGGAGCtgaaatcccctaaaatcccctgaaattcccccaaaatgggctggggagcagtgggggaggggatttggggccgGGGCGGAGCCCAGGCCAAGGATCAGGAACCgaaatgccccaaaattgccccaaatctGCAGCGGGGCCGAGGACGGGGGAAGGGAacaaaaattccctgaaattgccccaaatttgggggtggggggcggGGGTGGGATtgtttgggtcatttttggg
This Haemorhous mexicanus isolate bHaeMex1 chromosome 33, bHaeMex1.pri, whole genome shotgun sequence DNA region includes the following protein-coding sequences:
- the HOXC4 gene encoding LOW QUALITY PROTEIN: homeobox protein Hox-C4 (The sequence of the model RefSeq protein was modified relative to this genomic sequence to represent the inferred CDS: deleted 1 base in 1 codon): MIMSSYLMDSNYIDPKFPPCEEYSQSNYIPEPDLYGRREPGFPQQPPEIFGAPRAAFPERPFGCGGLRGAGGGGGGGGGGGGGGGGRQHLAEKPQLCEPPGPAACGEPEGEPGAAGKAPVVYPWMKKIHVSTVNPNFSGGEPKRSRTAYTRQQVLELEKEFHYNRYLTRRRRIEIAHALSLSERQIKIWFQNRRMKWKKDHRLPNTKSRAQPAPAAPAEPAEPADITRL